The following proteins are encoded in a genomic region of Saccharopolyspora antimicrobica:
- a CDS encoding class I SAM-dependent methyltransferase, producing the protein MDFDRLGVQAGQRVLDLGCGAGRHAFELYRRGADVIAFDQDVEELENVAAMFGAMKAENQVPDGANAQTVSGDALDLPFPDEHFDVVIASEIMEHIPEDEKAMRELVRVVKPGGRVVVTVPRAWPEKICWALSDEYHQVEGGHVRIYSADELIGKLRAAGLRPAFHHYAHALHSPYWWLKCAVGTDNDDHPLPKLYHRMLVWDLMKGPWLTRTAERLLDPVMGKSIAVYLGKPGAASAAA; encoded by the coding sequence GTGGACTTCGACAGGCTCGGCGTGCAGGCGGGCCAGCGGGTGCTGGACCTGGGTTGCGGCGCGGGGCGGCACGCCTTCGAGCTCTACCGCCGCGGGGCGGACGTGATCGCCTTCGACCAGGACGTCGAGGAGCTGGAGAACGTGGCGGCGATGTTCGGCGCCATGAAGGCCGAGAACCAGGTGCCCGACGGTGCCAACGCGCAGACCGTCTCGGGCGACGCGCTCGACCTGCCGTTCCCGGACGAGCACTTCGACGTCGTGATCGCCTCGGAGATCATGGAGCACATCCCCGAGGACGAGAAGGCCATGCGCGAGCTGGTGCGCGTGGTCAAGCCCGGCGGCCGCGTGGTGGTCACCGTGCCGCGGGCCTGGCCGGAGAAGATCTGCTGGGCGCTGTCCGACGAGTACCACCAGGTCGAGGGCGGGCACGTGCGCATCTACAGCGCCGACGAGCTGATCGGCAAGCTCCGCGCCGCGGGCCTGCGCCCGGCCTTCCACCACTACGCGCACGCGCTGCACTCGCCGTACTGGTGGCTCAAGTGCGCGGTGGGCACCGACAACGACGACCACCCGCTGCCCAAGCTCTACCACCGGATGCTGGTGTGGGATCTGATGAAGGGCCCGTGGCTGACCCGCACCGCGGAGCGGCTGCTGGACCCGGTCATGGGCAAGAGCATCGCGGTCTACCTGGGCAAGCCGGGAGCGGCCAGTGCTGCCGCCTGA
- a CDS encoding prenyltransferase, which produces MLPPEVPGVLAADQAVQTGRAIAATQLASGAIPWFTGGHVDPWDHVESAMALSATGLLTEAERAYEWLRATQRADGSWPLQVRDGRVEDAGADTNFCAYPAVGVWHHLLISGDDGFAERMWPVVRAAIDFVLTAQRERGEIDWAIGESGTPTGEALLSGCSSIHHSLRCALALAEHLDQPQPGWEVALGRLGHVIRHHPEAFTPKTRYSMDWYYPVLGGALRGEAGRQRLFERWSDFVVDGLGVRCVDDHPWVTGAETCELVLSLEAVDEYDRARELLAAMQHLRDPDGSYWTGLVFTDNKRWPVEQSTWTAGAVILAADALSRTTPGNGIFRGEKLPTGLPVENATCCEQVTGA; this is translated from the coding sequence GTGCTGCCGCCTGAGGTCCCCGGCGTGCTCGCCGCGGACCAGGCCGTCCAGACCGGACGGGCGATCGCGGCGACGCAGCTGGCCTCGGGTGCGATCCCGTGGTTCACCGGTGGGCACGTGGACCCGTGGGACCACGTCGAATCGGCGATGGCGCTGTCGGCGACCGGCCTGCTGACCGAAGCCGAGCGCGCCTACGAGTGGTTGCGCGCCACGCAGCGCGCGGACGGGTCGTGGCCGCTGCAGGTGCGCGACGGCCGCGTCGAGGACGCCGGTGCGGACACCAACTTCTGCGCCTACCCGGCCGTCGGCGTCTGGCACCACCTGCTGATCAGCGGTGATGACGGGTTCGCCGAGCGGATGTGGCCGGTGGTGCGCGCCGCGATCGACTTCGTGCTGACCGCGCAGCGCGAGCGCGGCGAGATCGACTGGGCGATCGGCGAGTCCGGGACGCCGACCGGTGAGGCGCTGCTGTCCGGCTGCTCCAGCATCCACCACAGCCTGCGTTGCGCGCTGGCGCTGGCCGAGCACCTGGACCAGCCGCAGCCGGGCTGGGAGGTGGCGCTGGGCCGGCTCGGCCACGTCATCCGGCACCACCCGGAGGCCTTCACGCCGAAGACCCGCTACTCGATGGACTGGTACTACCCGGTGCTCGGCGGAGCGCTGCGCGGCGAGGCCGGGCGCCAGCGGCTGTTCGAGCGCTGGTCGGACTTCGTGGTCGACGGCCTCGGCGTGCGCTGCGTCGACGACCACCCGTGGGTCACCGGAGCGGAGACCTGCGAACTGGTGCTGAGCCTGGAAGCGGTCGACGAGTACGACCGGGCCCGCGAGCTGCTGGCGGCCATGCAGCACCTGCGCGATCCGGACGGTTCGTACTGGACGGGCCTGGTCTTCACCGACAACAAGCGCTGGCCGGTGGAGCAGTCGACCTGGACGGCGGGTGCGGTGATCCTGGCTGCCGATGCGCTGTCCCGCACCACGCCGGGCAACGGCATCTTCCGCGGCGAGAAGCTGCCGACCGGTCTTCCGGTCGAGAACGCCACCTGCTGCGAGCA